A window from Theropithecus gelada isolate Dixy chromosome 1, Tgel_1.0, whole genome shotgun sequence encodes these proteins:
- the LOC112624233 gene encoding 3 beta-hydroxysteroid dehydrogenase/Delta 5-->4-isomerase type 1, translated as MTGWSCLVTGAGGFLGQRIVRLLVEEKELKEIRVLDKAFRPELREEFSKLQNKTKLTVLEGDILDEPFLKRACQDVLVVIHTACIIDVFGVTHRQSIMNVNVKGTQLLLEACVQASVPVFIYTSSIEVAGPNSYKEIIQNGHEEEPLENTWSAPYPYSKKLAEKAVLAADGWTLKDGGTLYTCALRPTYIYGEGSQFLSAGINEALNNNGILSSIGKFSTVNPVYVGNVAWAHILALRALQDPKKAPSVRGQFYYISDDTPHQSYDNLNYTLSKEFGLRLDSRWSLPLALIYWIGFLLEIVSFLLRPIYTYRPPFNRHRVTLSNSVFTFSYKKAQRDLAYKPLYSWEEAKQKTVEWVGSLVDRHKETLKSKTQ; from the exons ATGACGGGCTGGAGCTGCCTTGTGACAGGAGCAGGAGGGTTTCTGGGTCAGAGGATCGTCCGCCTCTTGGTGGAGGAGAAGGAGCTGAAGGAGATCAGGGTCTTGGACAAGGCCTTCAGACCAGAACTGAGGGAGGAATTTTCCA AGCTCCAGAACAAGACCAAGCTGACAGTGCTGGAAGGAGACATTTTGGATGAGCCATTCCTGAAGAGAGCCTGCCAGGACGTCTTGGTCGTCATCCACACCGCCTGTATCATTGATGTCTTTGGTGTCACTCACAGACAGTCCATCATGAACGTCAATGTGAAAG GTACCCAGCTCCTGTTAGAGGCCTGTGTCCAAGCTAGTGTGCCAGTCTTCATCTACACCAGTAGCATAGAGGTAGCCGGACCCAACTCGTACAAGGAAATCATCCAGAACGGCCACGAAGAGGAGCCTCTGGAAAACACATGGTCTGCTCCATACCCATACAGCAAAAAGCTTGCTGAGaaggctgtgctggcagctgatggGTGGACTCTGAAAGACGGTGGCACCTTGTACACTTGTGCCTTAAGACCCACGTATATCTATGGGGAAGGAAGCCAATTCCTTTCTGCTGGTATAAATGAAGCCCTGAACAACAATGGGATCCTGTCAAGTATTGGCAAGTTCTCCACTGTTAACCCAGTCTATGTTGGCAACGTGGCCTGGGCCCACATTCTGGCCTTGAGGGCCCTGCAGGACCCCAAGAAGGCCCCAAGTGTCCGAGGACAGTTCTACTACATCTCAGATGACACACCTCACCAAAGCTATGATAACCTTAATTACACCCTGAGCAAAGAGTTCGGCCTCCGCCTTGATTCCAGATGGAGCCTTCCTTTAGCCCTGATTTACTGGATTGGTTTCCTGCTGGAAATAGTGAGCTTCCTTCTCAGGCCAATTTACACCTATCGACCACCCTTTAACCGCCACAGGGTGACATTGTCAAATAGCGTGTTCACCTTCTCTTACAAGAAGGCTCAGCGAGATCTGGCGTATAAGCCACTCTACAGCTGGGAGGAAGCCAAGCAGAAAACTGTGGAGTGGGTTGGTTCCCTTGTGGACCGGCACAAGGAGACCCTGAAGTCCAAGACTCAGTGA